The segment CACATCTCACTGCACAAGCAGCAGGGGTTACAGAGGGCAGCAGCCTTTCTCAGCTGACTCAGCAGGAGAGACCGCATTTTCAGAGACCCCAAGGAGGCAGCACATTCCTAGAACGTGTGTGCCATTTGCTATAACTCATTCATTCAAGGGCTGGGCCAGCTTTAATAGAAACTGAAGAGCCAGTGGTTTGCCTTTATACCACTCGCCACAAAGTGAGGAGTGCACAGGCCTCTCTCATCCCCTTATGTCCAAAGAAGATGGGCCACAGCTACTCCTGGAGGAACCAGACCACATCCAGGGACAAGGAGGTTGAGCTGTTAGGCACATGGAAATGATCGTGTGGGCCCCAGCCTAGAGATGCCCTTTCGCCACCTTTCCAGCAAGACCTGCAGCTAGCAGGTGAAAGGCCACAGCAGGTGACACACAGACACTGAAGGGGACCAGACGCAGACAGATCAGCTGGGAAAGGCTGTAGGGAGTGACCCAGGTGCCTACCGGAATGGGTGTAACCACAGCCTGCCCTGACTAGCACCAGGACAAGGACAGGGCTGGCCTAAATGGTATTACCACCCTTATGCAGCCTTAGTTCTCAGGCAGATTGCAGGTGTCTACAGTTTATAAGGCCCAGACAAAATTAAAGGCTAGAGAACCCCTTTGAGGTCACAGGGAAGCAAGTGCAAAAGGTAACACAAGGACAGCTCCAGCAGTCAACTTAAATGCTTTTATTGACAATGTCTCTGAACAATAATAAGCAAACAATGCTTAAGTTTCATCCAAATTCACTTTCCACATGTCAAAAAAGACCTCAaggtagaaaaaaataaaataaaaatataaatatctgAGAATCCGtcttaataaataaattaaaaacacaataaaaacgtTTTCATGGAAAACTTATGTCAGAACATTCAGACCACCTCAACAATGCATGATCAGTAAAGTTACAATGAACATCAATGTAGAACTACAGTACATGGATATAGCTATTTATCTACctactagaaaataaaatagagtCTCTTTCCCCCCACATAAGATGGGTCATTGCTAAGTCATCAGAACACGATATTGCCAGGAACACAGTAGTTATTGTTAATCAGCTGCACTAGATACGAGTTGGAGATACCCAGCACCAGGTTAAATTCCAATCATTTAAAACCAAGAGATTAATTAGTTAATGCTAGTGATACTAAGGAGGGGAGGGAGTCACCTACCCAGCCATGTGGGACATGCTACAGACTACCAGCTCTCATGGATGGGCCACTGGGGACAAGACAAACTCCATGCGATTTGCTACATCTCTGGAAGAGGTAAGAGACCTCGGTGCATGACGCTCTGCCAGGCCCCGGGGCGCCAGGCCAGACagggggtggtggtggcaggGCCCTCCCCAGGCCTGGGGAGCCCCATGGGGCACAGCTGCAAGTCCGTGGGGGTGCGTGGGCAGGGGAGGGGGCCCAGCAGGTCAGTCAGTGCCGGAGCCCTTCACAAAGCCAGGAGGGTGGGGGAGCTGAGGGAGTCGGACGAGGGCtcgttgctgctgctgcccttccggTGCGCGGCAGCGCAGCTGGGGAAGGCCTCTGCCTCGGGGTAGGTGAAGACGAAGGTGGAGGTGTAGGTGCTGGGACACGGGGTGCAGGTCACCACAGGGgtgcagaggggctccagctcGCCGCTGGTGCCGGCAGTCAGCGACTCCCAGTCCGACGGGTAGAAGGAGGAGGCGCCAGGCAGGTCCATGTCGGGCACAGAGCGGGAGGCCTCCCGCGGGCCCGTGGAGAAGAGCAGCTCATCGAAGGGCTCAGCCTTCAGCTCCAGCCCGCTGCTGCTGGTCTCCTTGGGCGGCACGGCCGGCGGCGCTTCAGGCATCAGCGGCAGAGCAAAGGCAGCCTCCTCGGTCATGGGcgggctgggggtgcccaggTCCAGCGCGGTAGCGGCgctggcagctgccagctcctcGGAGAAGCACAACTCCTCGGGCATCTTGCAGGCGGGCCGGTGGGCCGCCAGGATAAACTCcagcttctccttctccttcagcagGTTAGCAATCTCCGCCTGCAGCGCGgacttctcctcctccagctggTCGGTCTCCTGCAGAGAGAGCGGGCTGTCAGCCAGGGCCGGCATCACTCCCAGCTGGAGTCCCCTTCCTCCTGTCATCCCCGCCCCCGGTACTCCCTCTTCCCCCGCCACCTCCCGGGCGGCACTTACCGCCTGCAGCGTGTCGGTGAGCTCCCGCCGCCGGTTGCGGCACTTGGCCGCTGCCATCTTGTTCCGTTCCCGGCGgatccttctcttttcctcctcctccgggGACAGCTGCGGGCAGAGAGAGAGCGCTCAGTCCCGCTGCCAGCCCGGCGTCCCCCGGCCAGGGCAACCCGCCGGCGCCGCGTCCCCCCACTCCCCCCAGCAACTCCGATCCGCACTCACCTGTTCGACTTTGCCCCGGCGGCCGATGCTCTGTCCGCGGCCGCCCGGCGCCTTCAGCACTGCGGGGCGGGAGTAGGTGCTGGGGGCGGCTGCCGAGACGCCGTAGGGGTGCCCGCGGCTCTGGGAGGGAGCCACTGAAGAGATGAGAGTGGGCTGCACCAACCACTGCAGGTCGGGGCTGGTGGAGATAGCCGTCACCGTAGGCACAAAGCTGGCGCTGGAGGCGGCCAGGTCGGTGCAGAAGTCCTGTAGGTCAGAGGAAGGGGGGCTGCCGTCAGCGGAGCGCCCGGGCCGCTCCCCGCCGTCCCCGGGGCCGCGGCGCCGCGCTGCCAGCGCCGGCTCCACACGAGAGCGGCCTGTTATAAATATCTCTGACGTCCGCGCTGACGCAGACGCTGCTCCGGAGTCTCCTCAATGAACTCGCGTTTTATCAATGAAGCCGCTTTACACACCCGCCGCAGAGCGCGGCCCGGGCTACGGCACCCCCCGACCGCCCCGCCTGGGCACCGGGGCCGCTCCCCATGCCAGTCCCCGGCCTGACCTCCTCCGCGGACACGGCCAGCCCCGCGCCACCCGCTCCCGTCCCATCCCCTCCCGAGCGCCCCTGCCCCGGCCAGGAGCGCAGCCGACACGCTCGGCAACTCACCTGCGGGTTGACAGGCGAGCCCATGCTCGAGAATGAGTCCGCCGGGGAGGGGTAATAGGTGAGGCTGTCCCCGGCCGGGGAAGCGCTGCTGCAGCGGGAGGACGGCGCCTCGTATTCTCCGGCGAAGCCCTGATACATCATGCCGGCTCGGTGCGTGCAAGCCGAAAGTGAGAGGTGATGCGACGGTGGCGAAGCGCCCTTGGGGATGAAGCGAGGAGGGGTCGGCTGCGTGCGTCCCTGTGCCCGGTCCGCGCCGCGCGTCTCTCCGCTCCACCGCCGgggctgcctgagctgctggagtACCGCGCCGTGCCTCCCTTTTATACCCTCCCGCGACGTCACAGGGGACGCGCCACCCGCACCTATGGGGgggccgcccgccccgcgcccgccccgcgcctccccggggccgccccgcgcGCCGTCTGCCGCCGCCCTCCCCGGGAGAGACCCACGACACGGGGcggggggtggcagcaggggcggggggcgccccagggcagagcaggagggagcggCCATAGAGCTTTCCCCCCCACGCAGAGTGGTACGGCCGGGCTCGGGAACCCACTGACGCAGATATCCTTATATGGGATACATCCTGTGCGAGGGGGCGTGACTGACGGGAAGCgctccaggctgcagccaagtgcggcgggcgggcgggcggcgcgcgggacggcccggcccggcccggcacggctcgGGACGCGACGGCCCCTCCCCCCCTCGCCTGGCGAGACCCTGCGAGGGCTCTGGGGCAGCGACACTGCCACGGGGGCTGCCGTCCCGCAGCAGGTGCCCCCCTCCCCGGGGGCGCCGTGCCCCGCAAGGGAACCCCTCCCCTCAGCGGGGCCCCGCAGCGTCCTGCAGCCTTGGAGCAAGGTGCTCCAAGGAAGGCGGCGGAGAAAGGGGCCCGGCGCGCCAGGGGTGCGCTTTGCGCTGCCAGTCAAGCCCCGTCGTCAGCACTGAGCGGGGTCTGCCCGTAGCTGGGCACGGGTACTCGGCGGGCCCCACGCAGGGAAAGCTCAACAACACCCGTCCCTGCAGCGAGGAGCGCGTTATGCTCATGTGTCACTATTGACTTCCCTATTATGTATGTTTGTAATTGTCGAGAGTGAGGGTAATGGCACAGGGCGATggggagccctgccagggaagCCTGAGGGGCCGCAGCCCTCTGAGAAGGTTGGGAGAGCTTGGGAGCAGTGCTCGTGGTGGGGGGGGCTGGGATAGCCGCCAAGAGCATGGGCAAG is part of the Passer domesticus isolate bPasDom1 chromosome 6, bPasDom1.hap1, whole genome shotgun sequence genome and harbors:
- the FOS gene encoding protein c-Fos, with translation MMYQGFAGEYEAPSSRCSSASPAGDSLTYYPSPADSFSSMGSPVNPQDFCTDLAASSASFVPTVTAISTSPDLQWLVQPTLISSVAPSQSRGHPYGVSAAAPSTYSRPAVLKAPGGRGQSIGRRGKVEQLSPEEEEKRRIRRERNKMAAAKCRNRRRELTDTLQAETDQLEEEKSALQAEIANLLKEKEKLEFILAAHRPACKMPEELCFSEELAAASAATALDLGTPSPPMTEEAAFALPLMPEAPPAVPPKETSSSGLELKAEPFDELLFSTGPREASRSVPDMDLPGASSFYPSDWESLTAGTSGELEPLCTPVVTCTPCPSTYTSTFVFTYPEAEAFPSCAAAHRKGSSSNEPSSDSLSSPTLLAL